In the Pseudonocardia sediminis genome, CGAGGAGCTCGCGCTGCGGGCCGCGCTGGGCCGTTCGCTGCTGCTGGCCGGGGCCGCCCGCGGCGCGCTGGCCCGCTCGATCGGCTACGCGGGGGAGCGGGTGCAGTTCGGCCGTCCGATCGCGAAGTTCCAGGCCGTGCAGCAGCAGCTCGCCGAGGCCGGGTCCGAGGTCGCCGCCGCGGCCGCCGCCTCCGCCGCCGCGGCGCGCACGGCGTCGGACCGCGGGTTCGCCGACGACGCGACGACGTTCGCGATCGCCGCCGCCAAGTCCCGGTGCGGGGCGAGCGCCACCGCGGTGGCCCGGATCGCGCACCAGGTGCACGGCGCGATCGGCTTCACCCGCGAGCACGACCTGCGCCTGACCACCACGCGTCTGTGGGCCTGGCGCGACGAGGACGGCAACGACTCTTACTGGAACGGCGTCGTCGGCACCCGCGCCCTGAACGCCGGCCCCGACGGCCTCTGGCCACTGGTCACCGGCACCCCCTGACCCTCGGCTGACACGAGAGCCCCGTTCGTCCGGATCGGCTGGACGAACGGGGCTCTCGCATAGCCGGGGCCCGCACCAGGGCCACGAGCGTGGGTGCGCGAGCGGAGCTCCCCTCCAGCCCGTTTGGACGGACGGGGCTCTCGCGTAGCCGGGGCCCGGCACCAGGGCCACGAGTGTGGGTTGCACGAACGGAGCTCTCGTCCACCCCGGTTGGACGGACGGAGCTCTCGTGCAGTCCGGCGGGCCCGGGGGGTCAGCCCTGGGGGATCTTGCGGAAATCCCAGCTGGTGATCTTGTCGGGGTTGACGCGCATCCAGGCGTGACGGCCGTCGTGGCCGTAGGAGCCGTTGAAGTAGCGCTCACCCATGAGCCGCTCGACGCGCTCGAGGGTCTCGTTCGGCTCGCCGGTGCGCGGCACCTCGCCGACCACTTCGACGGTCCCGCGGATCTCCACGCCGCGCAGCTCGGCGTAGTCGTGACCGGCGTCGACGACGACCGCGATCCGCGGGTCGGCCTGCAGGTCGGTCCAGCGCTGGCTCTTCGACAGCGTCGAGAACCAGAGCGCACCGGCGTCCCAGAGGTACCAGAGCGGGGTGGCGTGCGGGCCGTTCGTGCCGTTGGTGGCGGCACGGCAGGTGCGCTGCTCGGCGAGGAACGCGTCGACCTCCTCGGAGGTCATGGCGATCTTGCGCATGCGGCGCTGGGGCTTCGGTTCCTGTGCTGCCTGGGACTGCTCCGTCATGTGCCGACGGTAACGCGCGTGATCAGCCCCAGAGCCGCTCGGTGGCGAGCTTCGCACCGGCCGAGAGGGCCCGGAACTTCTCCCAGACGACGCTCGGGTGCACCTCGGGGTGGAACGAGGCCCGCGAGGAGAACCCGCAGTCCGCGCCCGCGACGACGTTCTCCCGCCCGACGATCCCGGCGTAGAGCTCGAGAGTGTCGGCGATCAGCTCCGGGTGCTCGACGTAGTTCGTCGCGTGCCCGAGCAGACCCGGGATGAGGATCTTGCCCTCGGGCAGGGCGATGTCGCGCCAGATCTTCCACTCGTGCTGGTGGCGTGGGTTGGCGACCTCGAAGGAGTAGGCGCCCGCGTTCACCTTGAGCATGAGTGGGGCGATGTCGCGGAAGTCCAGGTCGTGGATCCGCGGGCCGTGGTTGAGGCCGTAGCAGGTGTGCAGGCGGATCTTCTCCGGCGGGATCCCGCGCAGGGCGTGGTTGAGGATCTCGATGTGCTGCTCGGCGTCGCGGCGTCGCTGCTCCGGGGTGGTGGCCGGGTTCTCCGAGAGGTACTCGATCAGCCAGGGGTCGTCGACCTGCAGCACGAAACCGGCGTCGATGATCCCCAGGTACTCCTCGCGCAGGGCCTCGGCGACGGCGGAGAGGTACTCGCCGTAGGAGCCGTAGTACTCGTTGCGGCCGAACCCGCTCGGGCTGGTCGAGGGCAGGAACGCCTCGGTGACCGACCCCTCCGGCTGGGCGGCGATCGCCGCGCGCAGGTTGGCGACGTCGATCGCGAGCTGCTCGTGGCCGTCGTAGCTGACGGGCGCGTTGCAGACCATCGTGGTCATGGGGCTGACCTGGTCCTTGTACTTGCCCAGGTAGCCGGCGTAGTAGTCCGGGAACGCGTCGATCTCGACCTGCCACGACGGCGGCATGAGCTTCTCGCCCGCGCCGGCGGAGAACCCGGCCAGGCGGTCCTTGACGTAGGTCAGGAAGCTGACCTTGCTCATCTCGCCGTCGGTGACGACGTCGATGCCGGCGCCGACCTGGGAGGCGACGACCTCGTCCACCGCGCCGGTGACGCGCTTGGCGTAGCCGTCGGCGTCGTAGGGGCGGCCGTGCTCCTTCTCCCGCATGATCTCGAGCAGGTCGTGCGGCCGTCCGAGGCTGCCGACGTGCGTGGTCAGGATGCGGTCGGTGCTGCGCTGCATGGTTCCGGGACGGTAGGGCGCCCGGACCGCCGGTGACAGGCGTGCGTTCCCGCACGGGGAACCGGAGCGCCGCGGCGATGTCCGCGCACGGGGACCGGGGTGGAGCGCGGGACCGGTGCGCGGGAGAGGATCTCGGACGTGCGCACCGAACCGTCGTCCGTCCCGCCGCCCGCGCCGTCCCCGGCTCTGGAACGGCTCCTGGGGTCCGACCGGCCGACGCCCTATCTCGCGCTGGACCCGCAGGTCGTCGCCGACCGCCACGACCGGCTGGCCGCGGCGTTCGCCCCGGCGCGGATGCTCTACGCGGTCAAGGCGTGCCCGGAGCCGTCGGTGCTGG is a window encoding:
- a CDS encoding pyridoxamine 5'-phosphate oxidase family protein, giving the protein MTEQSQAAQEPKPQRRMRKIAMTSEEVDAFLAEQRTCRAATNGTNGPHATPLWYLWDAGALWFSTLSKSQRWTDLQADPRIAVVVDAGHDYAELRGVEIRGTVEVVGEVPRTGEPNETLERVERLMGERYFNGSYGHDGRHAWMRVNPDKITSWDFRKIPQG
- a CDS encoding cobalamin-independent methionine synthase II family protein; amino-acid sequence: MQRSTDRILTTHVGSLGRPHDLLEIMREKEHGRPYDADGYAKRVTGAVDEVVASQVGAGIDVVTDGEMSKVSFLTYVKDRLAGFSAGAGEKLMPPSWQVEIDAFPDYYAGYLGKYKDQVSPMTTMVCNAPVSYDGHEQLAIDVANLRAAIAAQPEGSVTEAFLPSTSPSGFGRNEYYGSYGEYLSAVAEALREEYLGIIDAGFVLQVDDPWLIEYLSENPATTPEQRRRDAEQHIEILNHALRGIPPEKIRLHTCYGLNHGPRIHDLDFRDIAPLMLKVNAGAYSFEVANPRHQHEWKIWRDIALPEGKILIPGLLGHATNYVEHPELIADTLELYAGIVGRENVVAGADCGFSSRASFHPEVHPSVVWEKFRALSAGAKLATERLWG